The sequence GAAGTAAAAAAGCGTCCTCCAGTGACGCCCCATTCTCCCTCGCCGTATACTTTATACCCTTCTGGATCTTGAATCTTACGCAGTTCCATGCGTCGATAGTATGCTTCGTCAATAAACCGGTTGTCTCGGTATGTGCTATGGTGCGTAAAAATGTCAGGACTTTCAATATCAAAGTATTTCGCTTTAATCCAATGATTCGCGTCAACCGGGTTGAAGCTGAATGTCATTTGGTAATACAAATTAGGATTCAGCAGTTCGCCGCGCAGGCGGTCGTCAAGGATGTCAACATCGTCCTCATCGAACTCAGTGGCTTCCTCAAGCCATATCCAGCAGAGTTTCCCACGTTCAAACGTGACGGACTTAATCTTTTCTCGTTGGCTATCGTCTTTCATGCCACGAAAGATGATTTTATTTCCTGTTTTGTTGCACACCATTTCAAGCGGGCTCTGCCTAACTGTCCACAACGCACTAGCCATGTCACCGCAAACACGGTTGATTGCGGCCTTGACTTCTGCGTATGTGCTATCTCGGTTTGATTCGTCAATCTTTCTGACTACCAGGAGATTCGCTCCGGCGTATTTATCATCCATCAGCTTTACAACAAAGTCCTGGGCTATATCGACCGACTTCCCGCTACCGGCACTACCCTTTGCCGCACGATATCGGCACCTTGTCCTGTTGAATTCGCGAAAAATGGGATTAAACTGGACGCGAATGACATTAGCCATCTGCACCATCGCCGTAATCTATAATGATACGGGTTTCAGTTTCTATCGGTTTACCATCTTTGCCGGTATGCTCGATTTGTTTTTGGTCCTTATATAGACCTTTTAGTTCGAAAAACAGCTTTATTGCGCTGGTATCACCTATCTTGCATTTGCGCACCAGTGCCTTCCAGACTTCATTTATTTCACTGTTGGTGTATTTATCGATCTGTTTATTGAGATAGTTTACAAACCTTTCATCCTTCATCCACCGGTAAAAAACCTGTTCTGTTAGTCCAGCGGCTTTTATCTTCTCCGCCTTTGACCTTCTATCGTCAGGATTTAAAAGCATCTCAGTCACTCTGACCAATTCAGGCCGTGGTGTCCAAACACTAACGGTTTTTGGTCTTTTTCTTTCCTGGCTTTTTTTCGTTTGCTTTTCCTGCGTCATCATCTCCACCACCGTATTCACTCAATATGTCAGGAATATCTATCGTCCTGTACGGGTCATTCCAATCAAGGCCGTATTGCCTTAGTATCATCGAAAAGTCCTCTATATCA is a genomic window of Acetonema longum DSM 6540 containing:
- a CDS encoding phBC6A51 family helix-turn-helix protein gives rise to the protein MMTQEKQTKKSQERKRPKTVSVWTPRPELVRVTEMLLNPDDRRSKAEKIKAAGLTEQVFYRWMKDERFVNYLNKQIDKYTNSEINEVWKALVRKCKIGDTSAIKLFFELKGLYKDQKQIEHTGKDGKPIETETRIIIDYGDGADG